From the genome of Marinicella rhabdoformis:
GGGTATGTTTGGGTGGCTTGCCCATGATTGTCAATATATTGTGCCGCAATCACAGTCGGTTCGACTTTCTGCCCACCAAAATCTGCTCGACCTTCTCCATGTGCAATCGCAACTGGTATTCTTGCGCCAGACATGCCTTCAAAAAACATGCTATTCCCTGCTGGGATTTCTAATTGTGAAAACCTGGCTTCAAACTGTTCAGACTCATTACGAACAAAGTCAGGCCAATGGTCAGTACCAGGAATCAAACTGCGTAAACCTGACAGCATTTGACAACCATTACAGACACCCAAAGCAAACTTCTTCTCGTCTTCAAAAAACGCCTTAAATTCTGCTTTTAATTTGGGATTAAATAAAATCGTTTTAGCCCAGCCCAACCCTGCACCCAGCACATCACCGTAAGAGAATCCACCACAAGCAACCAATCCACTGAAAGATGATAAGTTTTTATCGCCAGAGAGTAAGTCAGACATATGCACATCCACACAATCAAATCCAGCTAGCATAAAAGCAGCTGCCATTTCATTTTGACCATTCACACCCTGCTCTCGCAGCACTACCAATTTTGGTTTGGCTTTTTTAGCATATGGCTTGATTTGCGATTCGCTGAAATCAAACTTTGTCAAAGGCTTAATCCCTGGATTGTCTTCACCCAACAGTCCAAATTCTGAATCAACAGACGCTGGGTTATCTCTGTGTCTGGCCATCATATAACTGGCTTTAGACCAAATTTGCTCTAACTCACTCAAAGTCCAATAGATTTGACCTTCATTGATATCAAAAGTTTGCGTGTCATTAATCACCGCCACTTGAGAAATGTTATCTTGCAAACCATGTTTTTCAGCCAGCGCATGAAATACATTCACTGCACTTGGATCTATTTCTACCACCGCACCTGGCTCTTCACTGAACAACTGTGAAGCCAAATCTCCGCCTGCTAAACCCACATCTAGCCCGCAATGACCCGCAAACGCCATTTCGGCTAATGTGGCTAACAAACCACCGTCTGATCGATCATGGTATGCCAACAAATCCCCACTGGCATGTAAGCTTTGCATCATGGCAAACATGTTTTTCAAAACCACAGGAGAGTCTAGGTCGGCTGACTCTGTGCCCATTTGCTTCTGTGTTTGATAATAAATAGAACCCCCCAACCGGTTTTTTCCTGCCGACAAATCAATCAAATACAAGGCATTACCCTTTTTACCTGATAACTGAGGAGTGGCATGCTTTTTCACATCTTCTACTGGAGCAAAGGCTGAAATCACTAATGACATAGGGGAAGTAACTGCACGGTCCTTACCAGCCACTTTCCAAGAGGTGTGCATTGACAACGAATCTTTACCAACCGGAATACCAATATCTAAACTCGGACACAACTCCATACCTATGGTTTTAACCGCTTCATACAATGCTTGGTATTCACCAGGCTGTGAACTGGCTGCCATCCAGTTCGCTGACAACTTAATCAAATTCAAGTCATTGATTTGAACTGATGCTAAATTTGTAATGGCTTCTGTAACCGCCAATCTTGCCGAAGCGGCTGGATTGATTAAAGCCACTGGCGTACGTTCACCCATACTCATGGCCTCACCTGCCAAGCCATGATAATCACGCAAGGTGATTCCACAGTCTGCAACAGGCACCTGCCACGGGCCCACCATTTGATCTCGGTGGATCATCCCGGAAACCGTCCTGTCTCCGATGGTAATTAAATATTTTTTACTGGCAACTGTAGGAAACGCCAAAACTTGTTCAGCTGCAACTTTCAATGACTCCACTTGATTAACAAATGACTCACCTTTTGGTTGGGCATGGTTGATTTTAATTTCTGTTTTAGGCGTATTTCCAAACAACAAAGACATCGGCACGTTAACTGGTGTGTTATTAAATAACTCATCATTTACTTTCAAAGTTTGCGCCACTGTTGCCTGCCCCATCACTGCATACGGACATCGCTCACGAGCACACAAGGCTTCAAATTCCGCCAGCTTTTCCGGTTTAATTGACAACACATAGCGTTCTTGTGATTCATTACACCATATTTCCATTGGAGACATGGATACATGATCAATTTGTAAACGTCGCAATTCAATTTCACCGCCTACTGCCGCATCATCCAGAATCTCAGGGATGGCATTTGACAAACCA
Proteins encoded in this window:
- the purL gene encoding phosphoribosylformylglycinamidine synthase; its protein translation is MALHIYTFVGGESHSAFRLRKLNQALNNKAVIEQAKYIYVLEASKTLSDAELSLVSQLLHAEQQALNFSQSSVVMLPRVGTISPWSTKATDIFKHCDLDSVNRIEAGQMYVFTQNVNTAPAEIYDRMTEQRFTGLEHLSDLFNHEQAKAVTAIDLSDGKEALEDLNQTLGLALSSEEIDYLFDAYQKAGTAPTDAELMMFAQANSEHCRHKIFNAEWTIDGEVQPLSLFKMIKNTEAKTSQKALSAYKDNAAVFAGGKGQRLINGSEDNSYQFEDQEIDVLIKVETHNHPTGIEPFAGAATGSGGEIRDEAATGQGAKPKAGLCGFSVSHLHIPGYHQPWENESPGTPERMATSFEIMQKGPIGAAAFNNEFGRPNICGYFRNFELPVGDTQWRGYHKPIMLAGGMGNINHIHVPKQDTLPGDYVIVLGGPAMLIGLGGGAASSITSADGQEDLDFASVQRGNPEMERRCQEVIDRCWQQKVDSPIRSIHDVGAGGLSNAIPEILDDAAVGGEIELRRLQIDHVSMSPMEIWCNESQERYVLSIKPEKLAEFEALCARERCPYAVMGQATVAQTLKVNDELFNNTPVNVPMSLLFGNTPKTEIKINHAQPKGESFVNQVESLKVAAEQVLAFPTVASKKYLITIGDRTVSGMIHRDQMVGPWQVPVADCGITLRDYHGLAGEAMSMGERTPVALINPAASARLAVTEAITNLASVQINDLNLIKLSANWMAASSQPGEYQALYEAVKTIGMELCPSLDIGIPVGKDSLSMHTSWKVAGKDRAVTSPMSLVISAFAPVEDVKKHATPQLSGKKGNALYLIDLSAGKNRLGGSIYYQTQKQMGTESADLDSPVVLKNMFAMMQSLHASGDLLAYHDRSDGGLLATLAEMAFAGHCGLDVGLAGGDLASQLFSEEPGAVVEIDPSAVNVFHALAEKHGLQDNISQVAVINDTQTFDINEGQIYWTLSELEQIWSKASYMMARHRDNPASVDSEFGLLGEDNPGIKPLTKFDFSESQIKPYAKKAKPKLVVLREQGVNGQNEMAAAFMLAGFDCVDVHMSDLLSGDKNLSSFSGLVACGGFSYGDVLGAGLGWAKTILFNPKLKAEFKAFFEDEKKFALGVCNGCQMLSGLRSLIPGTDHWPDFVRNESEQFEARFSQLEIPAGNSMFFEGMSGARIPVAIAHGEGRADFGGQKVEPTVIAAQYIDNHGQATQTYPYNPNGSTQAVAAVTNDSGRVLAMMPHPERVFRTAQMSWAPNEWGENSPWMRMFYNARKFVG